A stretch of Methanobrevibacter sp. YE315 DNA encodes these proteins:
- a CDS encoding ATP-grasp domain-containing protein codes for MRNIVIVDPASTGINFIQDVINRNYNPIGLELNVIDDEEHMEYKKMVNACIASIDADFEMIQEKDTYEETLEMIREYDPLLVIPAAERGVRIATKLANDLGLKCNPIENLDAITYKDKMQEKIAESGLRHIRGRVVKSVEEAIEYYDESGFSEVVVKPIYSAGSVGVRICLNKEEMINSLNYLFNEINMYGDKITEMVVQERINGEEYFVNTVSCDGNHRVTLMWKYTKVKTAEGGHIYDSIDTVNELGLGEAEIVEYAYDVADALGIKYGAVHGEYMVDEKGPVLIEVNCRPSGGNMDAEYLDRISGQHETDSILDAYLNPENFFYERDRGYKLYAHGSLKLFIVPKDILAESSPMKYISNRLKSHYKTSQDMIDDRKLFVKTQDFETTGGTVYLVHEDGYVLQQDLNFLRSIERYAFDLVLSEGSDKKITIDENKALDDVYSTLDRVKALGSTLFVTEQVLDIENVLQVSPDDIDDVKGEFNCVVVNLNKSLLDLKDDLIAYLFLRIIDKVKVGGLIFIPESTYQCIPRGRIGTEALIKVLDLKLELPLHNLKRMVIASKR; via the coding sequence ATGAGAAATATTGTTATTGTTGATCCTGCTTCAACAGGAATTAATTTTATTCAGGATGTAATCAATAGAAACTATAATCCTATTGGTTTAGAATTAAACGTAATTGATGATGAAGAACATATGGAATATAAAAAAATGGTCAATGCGTGTATTGCTTCAATTGACGCTGATTTTGAGATGATTCAAGAAAAAGACACTTATGAAGAAACTCTTGAGATGATTAGGGAATATGACCCTTTATTGGTTATTCCCGCCGCTGAAAGAGGCGTTAGAATAGCTACCAAATTGGCAAATGATTTAGGTCTTAAATGCAATCCCATTGAAAATCTTGATGCAATAACTTATAAGGATAAGATGCAGGAAAAAATTGCTGAAAGCGGTCTTAGACATATCAGGGGCCGTGTTGTCAAGTCTGTTGAAGAAGCTATTGAATATTATGATGAATCAGGCTTCAGCGAAGTTGTTGTAAAGCCGATATATAGTGCAGGCTCTGTGGGCGTTAGAATATGCTTAAATAAAGAGGAAATGATCAATTCCCTTAATTATCTATTTAATGAAATAAACATGTATGGAGATAAGATTACAGAAATGGTTGTTCAGGAACGCATCAACGGTGAGGAATATTTTGTCAATACCGTTTCTTGTGATGGCAATCATCGTGTAACTCTTATGTGGAAGTATACTAAAGTAAAAACCGCTGAAGGAGGACATATCTACGATTCTATTGATACTGTTAATGAATTGGGTCTAGGTGAAGCGGAAATAGTTGAATATGCTTATGATGTTGCTGATGCATTGGGTATTAAGTATGGTGCAGTTCATGGTGAGTATATGGTCGATGAAAAGGGCCCTGTTTTGATTGAGGTTAACTGCCGCCCGTCTGGAGGAAACATGGATGCTGAATATCTGGATAGGATTTCCGGTCAGCATGAAACCGACAGCATTCTTGATGCTTATCTAAACCCTGAAAACTTTTTTTACGAACGTGATAGGGGATATAAGTTATATGCTCATGGGTCTTTGAAATTGTTCATTGTCCCAAAAGATATTCTTGCTGAGTCCTCTCCAATGAAATATATCAGCAATAGGCTGAAAAGCCATTACAAAACATCACAAGATATGATTGATGATAGAAAATTATTTGTCAAAACACAGGACTTTGAAACAACTGGAGGAACCGTTTATTTGGTCCATGAAGACGGCTATGTGCTCCAGCAAGACCTTAATTTCTTGCGAAGCATTGAAAGATACGCCTTTGATTTGGTTTTAAGTGAAGGTTCTGATAAAAAAATCACTATCGACGAAAATAAAGCGTTGGATGATGTTTATTCAACTTTGGATAGAGTCAAAGCTCTTGGTTCTACTCTTTTTGTTACTGAGCAAGTTTTGGATATCGAAAATGTACTGCAGGTTTCTCCTGATGACATTGATGATGTAAAGGGAGAGTTTAACTGTGTCGTCGTTAATCTGAATAAAAGTCTCCTGGATTTAAAAGATGACCTGATTGCATACCTGTTCTTAAGGATAATTGACAAGGTCAAAGTGGGAGGATTAATCTTCATTCCTGAAAGTACTTATCAATGCATTCCTCGTGGAAGAATAGGTACTGAGGCTTTAATCAAGGTACTCGATTTGAAATTGGAATTGCCACTGCATAACTTGAAAAGAATGGTTATAGCTTCAAAAAGGTAA
- a CDS encoding ATP-grasp domain-containing protein, protein MRNIVVVEPVSTGFNFIRDIANRNFRPVILDMDVLDNEDNVGYDAMFKEAYSKIDVDYDLVHVKDTYEETLEMIREYDPLLVLAGAEYGVIYATRLANDLGLKCNPIENLDAMTFKDKMQEKIAESGLRHIRGRVVKSVEEAIEYYDESGFDEVVVKPVYSAGSVGVRICLNKEEMIKSLTERFNDVNMYGEEVTEMVVQERINGEEYFVNTVSCDGNHRVTLMWKYNKVKTAEGGHIYDSINTVYELGLGEAEIVEYAYDVADALGIRYGPVHGEYMVDEKGPVLIEVNCRPAGGNMDAEYLDRISGQHETDSILDAYLNPENFFYERDRGYKLYAHGSLKLFIVPKDILAQSSPMKYISNRLKSHYKTTQEINGDTQLFVKTQDFETTGGTVYLVHEDGYVLQKDLDFLRSVEKYAFDLVLSEGSDKKIIVDDDEALDEVKSTLERVRGLGSTLFVTDQRFDVDNVLQVSPDDLDEVKGEFNCVVVNLNKSLVDLKDDMIAYLFLRIIDRVKVGGIIFIPESTYQFIPHGRIGAEALIKVFDLKLELPLHNLKNMVIASKN, encoded by the coding sequence ATGAGAAATATTGTTGTTGTGGAACCTGTATCAACAGGATTTAATTTTATTAGGGATATTGCAAATAGGAATTTTCGTCCTGTAATCTTGGATATGGACGTTTTGGATAATGAGGACAATGTAGGATATGACGCTATGTTTAAGGAGGCATATTCTAAAATTGATGTGGACTATGATTTGGTTCATGTAAAGGATACTTATGAAGAGACTCTTGAAATGATTCGTGAATATGACCCCTTACTTGTTCTTGCTGGTGCCGAATATGGTGTTATCTATGCTACCAGATTGGCAAATGATTTAGGCCTTAAATGCAATCCTATTGAAAATCTCGATGCCATGACTTTCAAGGATAAGATGCAGGAAAAAATTGCTGAAAGCGGTCTTAGGCATATCAGGGGCCGTGTTGTCAAGTCTGTTGAAGAAGCTATTGAGTATTATGATGAATCCGGCTTTGATGAAGTTGTTGTAAAGCCTGTATATAGTGCAGGATCAGTTGGTGTGAGAATATGTCTGAACAAGGAGGAAATGATTAAATCCCTTACTGAACGGTTTAACGATGTAAACATGTACGGGGAGGAGGTCACAGAAATGGTTGTTCAGGAGCGCATTAATGGTGAGGAGTATTTTGTCAATACCGTTTCATGTGATGGCAATCATCGTGTAACTCTTATGTGGAAGTACAATAAGGTTAAAACAGCCGAAGGAGGACACATTTATGATTCCATTAACACTGTTTATGAATTGGGTCTAGGTGAAGCGGAAATAGTTGAATATGCTTATGATGTTGCTGATGCATTGGGCATAAGGTATGGTCCGGTTCATGGTGAGTATATGGTTGATGAAAAAGGCCCTGTTTTGATTGAGGTTAACTGCCGTCCAGCTGGAGGAAACATGGATGCGGAGTATCTGGATAGGATTTCCGGTCAGCATGAAACCGACAGCATTCTTGATGCCTATTTGAACCCTGAAAACTTTTTTTACGAACGTGATAGGGGATATAAGTTATATGCTCATGGATCTTTGAAATTGTTCATTGTCCCAAAAGATATTCTTGCTCAGTCTTCTCCAATGAAATATATCAGTAATAGGCTAAAAAGTCATTACAAAACCACTCAGGAAATTAATGGAGATACACAACTGTTTGTAAAAACACAGGACTTCGAAACAACTGGAGGAACAGTTTATTTGGTTCATGAAGACGGCTATGTGCTCCAGAAAGACCTCGACTTTTTGAGAAGCGTTGAAAAATATGCTTTTGATTTGGTTTTAAGTGAAGGTTCTGATAAAAAAATCATTGTCGATGATGATGAAGCATTAGATGAGGTTAAATCAACTCTAGAGAGGGTTAGAGGCCTAGGGTCTACTCTTTTTGTAACTGATCAACGTTTTGATGTGGATAATGTACTGCAGGTTTCTCCTGATGACCTTGATGAGGTTAAGGGAGAGTTTAACTGTGTCGTCGTTAATCTGAATAAAAGTCTGGTTGATTTAAAAGATGACATGATTGCATACCTGTTCTTAAGGATAATTGACAGGGTCAAGGTGGGAGGAATAATTTTCATTCCCGAAAGTACTTATCAATTCATTCCTCATGGCCGTATTGGTGCTGAAGCTCTTATTAAGGTTTTCGATTTGAAATTGGAGTTGCCTTTACATAATCTGAAAAATATGGTCATCGCTTCAAAAAATTAA
- a CDS encoding ATP-grasp domain-containing protein, giving the protein MLNRKRESIVIVECRSTGINFIEDIVNRGYRPVVLTPKYADSERGDARKETSEDDLKSIKYDFDSIDEQDTYEETLELVRKFNPILVLPGNEKGVRLASRLANDLNLICNDLKNLDAMTYKDEMQKRIAEYGLRSIKGKVVKSIEEAIEFYDNENLKQVVLKPIYSSCSASVRMCTNKEEMITTLKELFKEYNVYGDLLSEILVQERINGDEYIVNTVSCAGEHRVTLVWKYHKIQTADGAIIYDTAESVNELNIGEAEMIEYAYDVADALGIEYGPVHGEYMIDEKGPVLIEVNCRPCGAHMSAKFLDKISGQHETDSILDAYLNPKRFHEKLKKKYELYNYGALKLFIVPKDMVATSTPMKNISVKLKSHVETAMDNLDETDKKTYFKTIDLDSSCGIVYLAHEDYSVIQDNINYLRNIEKHAFSLVLSDESNKGEVNEPIDIDKFRQLIEKSDIYGTGLFITDEYFEDIDILQVSPDSLNDIGSEFDYVILNLNESMVENNTETLIKILLSSIEKVKTSGTIIIPKSTYQHFKSGRKGIEALIKLLDLKIELPPYKIKNTIVASKR; this is encoded by the coding sequence ATGTTAAACAGAAAAAGGGAAAGTATTGTTATTGTAGAATGCAGGTCTACAGGAATTAATTTTATTGAGGATATTGTCAATAGAGGCTACCGCCCTGTTGTGCTCACTCCGAAATACGCAGATAGCGAAAGGGGAGATGCACGTAAGGAAACATCAGAAGATGACCTTAAAAGTATTAAGTATGATTTTGATTCTATTGATGAACAGGACACCTATGAAGAGACCCTTGAACTTGTCAGGAAATTCAATCCTATTTTGGTTCTTCCAGGAAACGAAAAGGGAGTAAGGCTTGCAAGCAGATTGGCGAATGACTTGAACTTGATATGCAATGATTTAAAGAATCTCGATGCAATGACCTATAAAGACGAAATGCAAAAAAGAATTGCTGAATATGGCCTTCGCTCAATCAAAGGAAAGGTCGTTAAGTCAATTGAAGAGGCAATAGAATTTTACGATAACGAAAACCTAAAGCAAGTCGTCCTAAAACCAATATACAGCTCATGTTCAGCAAGTGTCCGAATGTGTACCAACAAAGAGGAAATGATAACCACACTAAAAGAATTATTTAAAGAATACAATGTCTATGGAGATCTTTTATCAGAGATTCTGGTTCAGGAACGCATCAACGGAGACGAATACATTGTAAATACAGTTTCCTGTGCTGGAGAACACAGGGTAACATTAGTATGGAAATACCATAAAATACAGACAGCAGACGGGGCTATAATATACGATACCGCTGAAAGCGTAAATGAATTAAATATTGGCGAAGCTGAAATGATAGAATACGCCTATGATGTAGCAGATGCTCTTGGAATCGAATATGGGCCTGTACACGGCGAATACATGATTGATGAGAAGGGACCTGTCCTCATTGAAGTAAACTGTCGTCCATGCGGAGCGCACATGTCTGCAAAATTCCTGGACAAGATTTCAGGACAGCACGAAACAGACAGCATATTGGATGCATATCTAAATCCGAAACGCTTCCATGAAAAACTTAAAAAGAAATATGAGTTATACAATTACGGAGCTTTGAAATTATTCATCGTGCCGAAGGATATGGTGGCCACATCCACACCGATGAAAAACATCAGCGTTAAATTAAAAAGCCATGTTGAAACTGCAATGGACAATCTCGATGAAACAGATAAAAAAACATACTTCAAAACAATTGATTTAGACAGTTCCTGCGGCATTGTTTATTTGGCTCATGAAGATTATAGTGTAATCCAAGACAACATCAACTATTTAAGAAACATTGAAAAACACGCATTTTCATTAGTTTTAAGCGATGAATCCAACAAAGGAGAAGTTAATGAACCAATTGACATTGATAAATTCAGGCAATTAATTGAAAAAAGCGACATCTACGGAACCGGACTTTTCATAACAGATGAATATTTCGAAGATATTGACATACTTCAGGTCTCTCCGGACAGCTTAAACGATATTGGAAGCGAATTCGATTATGTAATCCTTAATCTAAATGAAAGCATGGTTGAAAACAACACAGAAACCCTCATAAAAATCTTATTAAGCAGCATTGAAAAAGTAAAAACAAGCGGAACAATCATAATTCCAAAATCAACCTACCAACACTTCAAAAGTGGTAGAAAAGGTATAGAAGCATTGATAAAACTGCTTGACCTTAAAATCGAACTGCCACCATACAAAATTAAAAACACAATTGTAGCATCAAAAAGATAG
- a CDS encoding ATP-grasp domain-containing protein — MLGSADKKNIIIVECRSTGINFIEDIVNRGYYPVILNPKYGDSERGDARDEASKNDLKHVNYKFDFIDEKDTYEETLELVRKYNPLLVLPGNEKGVRLASRLANDLNLICNDIKNLDAMTYKDEMQKRIAEYGLRSIRGKVVKSIEEAIEFYDNENLKQVVLKPKYSSGSTSVRMCANKEEMINTLKDTFHKFNSFGEALSEILVQERIVGDEYIVNTVSCAGEHRVTLVWKYHKIQTADGAMVYDTCESVNELNLGEAEMIEYAYDVADALGIEYGPVHGEYMIDENGPVLIEVNCRPCGGHMSTKFLDKISGQHETDSILDAYLKPARFQEELKRKYELYNYGALKFFIVPKDMVATSTPMKNISIELKSHVETAMDNLDETDKKTYFKTDDVSSACGIVYLVHDDYSVIQDNINYLRNIEKHAFSLVLSDESDKGDVKEPIDIDKFRQLIEKSDIYGTGLFITDEYFEDIDILQVSPDSLNDIGSEFDYVILNLNESMVKNDTETLIKILLSSIEKVKTSGTIIIPKSTYQHFNSGRKGVEALIKLLDLKIELPPYKIKNTIVASKR; from the coding sequence ATGTTGGGCAGCGCTGATAAGAAAAACATCATTATTGTGGAATGCAGGTCTACTGGAATCAACTTTATTGAAGATATCGTCAATAGAGGCTACTATCCAGTTATACTCAATCCAAAATATGGAGATAGTGAAAGGGGCGATGCACGTGATGAAGCATCGAAAAATGACCTTAAACATGTTAATTATAAATTTGATTTTATTGACGAGAAGGATACCTATGAAGAGACCCTTGAACTTGTCAGGAAATATAATCCTCTTTTGGTTCTTCCAGGAAACGAAAAGGGAGTAAGACTTGCAAGCAGATTAGCGAATGACTTGAACTTGATATGCAATGATATAAAAAATCTTGATGCAATGACCTATAAAGATGAAATGCAAAAAAGAATTGCTGAATATGGCCTTCGCTCAATCAGAGGAAAAGTTGTTAAGTCAATTGAAGAGGCAATAGAATTTTACGATAATGAAAACCTAAAGCAAGTCGTATTGAAGCCAAAATACAGCTCCGGTTCAACTAGCGTGAGAATGTGTGCCAACAAAGAAGAAATGATAAACACATTAAAAGACACATTTCACAAATTCAATTCATTTGGAGAAGCCCTATCAGAGATTCTGGTTCAGGAACGTATCGTCGGGGATGAATACATTGTAAATACAGTATCCTGTGCCGGAGAACACCGCGTAACATTAGTATGGAAATACCATAAAATACAGACAGCAGACGGAGCCATGGTATATGATACCTGTGAAAGCGTAAATGAATTAAATCTTGGCGAAGCTGAAATGATAGAATATGCCTATGATGTAGCAGATGCCCTTGGAATCGAATACGGACCTGTGCACGGTGAATACATGATTGATGAAAATGGACCTGTCCTCATTGAAGTGAACTGCCGCCCATGCGGAGGACACATGTCTACAAAATTCCTGGACAAGATTTCAGGACAGCACGAAACAGACAGCATACTGGACGCATATCTTAAACCAGCCAGATTCCAAGAAGAGCTTAAAAGGAAATACGAGTTATACAATTACGGAGCCTTGAAATTCTTCATCGTGCCGAAGGATATGGTGGCCACATCCACACCGATGAAAAACATCAGCATTGAATTAAAGAGCCATGTTGAAACTGCAATGGACAACCTTGATGAAACAGATAAAAAAACATACTTCAAGACAGATGACGTGAGCAGCGCCTGCGGCATTGTTTATTTGGTTCATGACGATTATAGCGTTATCCAAGACAACATCAACTATTTAAGAAACATTGAAAAGCACGCATTTTCATTAGTTTTAAGCGATGAATCCGACAAGGGAGATGTTAAGGAACCAATTGACATTGATAAATTCAGGCAATTAATTGAAAAAAGCGACATTTACGGAACTGGACTTTTCATAACAGATGAATATTTCGAAGATATTGACATACTTCAGGTCTCTCCGGACAGCCTAAACGATATTGGAAGCGAATTCGATTATGTAATCCTTAATCTAAATGAAAGCATGGTTAAAAACGACACAGAAACCCTCATAAAAATCTTATTAAGCAGCATTGAAAAAGTAAAAACAAGCGGAACAATCATAATTCCAAAATCAACCTACCAACACTTCAACAGTGGAAGAAAAGGCGTAGAAGCATTGATAAAACTGCTTGACCTTAAAATCGAACTGCCACCATACAAAATCAAAAACACAATTGTAGCATCAAAAAGATAG
- a CDS encoding MGMT family protein, with protein MARKSFNEKLQDSKDMPKIVVIDDEKSIERYGGKNMLIAPPIEYSQLMSKIPEGKVITAVQIREFLADKYKSDFTCPMTAGIFISLSAQASDERDTGKIPFWRTLKTDGELNPKYPGGIEFQKEKLIGEGHEIITKGRKNIRYFVKDFENDLYDLKQIR; from the coding sequence ATGGCCCGCAAAAGCTTTAATGAAAAATTGCAAGACTCTAAAGACATGCCGAAAATAGTCGTGATTGATGATGAAAAGTCAATTGAAAGATATGGCGGAAAAAACATGCTTATTGCGCCACCGATAGAATATAGTCAATTGATGTCTAAAATTCCTGAAGGCAAAGTGATTACAGCTGTTCAGATTAGGGAATTTCTAGCCGACAAATATAAATCTGATTTTACATGCCCAATGACTGCAGGAATTTTCATAAGCCTTTCAGCTCAGGCAAGTGATGAGAGAGATACGGGTAAGATTCCATTCTGGAGAACTTTAAAGACCGATGGGGAACTAAATCCAAAATATCCCGGTGGAATCGAATTTCAAAAAGAAAAACTTATTGGGGAAGGCCATGAAATCATTACAAAAGGCAGAAAAAATATTCGCTATTTTGTAAAGGATTTTGAAAATGATTTATATGATTTAAAACAAATTAGATAG
- a CDS encoding ClC family H(+)/Cl(-) exchange transporter, whose protein sequence is MRYLEKTLKSVAENPKYIFRLTVQGVMVGIFAGLMVCLYRFLLYGSEHVLRDYLAVINGNLIYTILFFIALAIMGLLVDWLTKWEVDSAGSGIPQVYAEIKGHMEANWAKVLFSKIVSGVLTALGGLSLGPEGPSVQIGGMAGKGVAKLFKGSKTDELRLILVGSAVGITAAFNAPLAGVLFVLEEINHGFDKTLVFIALVSAIVSDFISKIIFGQSTALTFPIHNIPLDGYWLLIVLGVLIGLLGYIYNIGMVKSSDFVNNLKIPSWLKFVLVFLVSGVVALTIPEISDGGHFMMDMLDIAMPSLGVIVFLLVLKYLFSMFSFSSGAPGGIFLPILVLGAYIGAAFGSAVVPIFGFEHDLIYKFVVISMAGFFAATVRSPITGVVLIAEMCGSTESLIAMIIVSLIAYVVPTLLGNEPIYESLYDRLLMNKNREFVKKPSKHVLSEYLVPLDCNYINFKIKDIPFPKNAIVVSVIRNGKYVIPSEDFHIKYGDQIHILSDVNDYPFVREEIEELFGG, encoded by the coding sequence ATGAGATATCTTGAAAAAACTTTAAAATCTGTGGCTGAAAATCCAAAATATATTTTCCGTTTAACCGTTCAAGGAGTAATGGTCGGTATATTTGCAGGATTGATGGTATGTTTGTACCGTTTTTTACTTTATGGCTCAGAACATGTTTTAAGAGATTATCTTGCTGTAATTAATGGAAATTTAATTTATACTATTCTATTTTTTATTGCCCTTGCCATTATGGGGCTTTTGGTTGACTGGCTGACAAAATGGGAAGTCGATTCGGCCGGAAGCGGAATACCTCAAGTTTATGCAGAGATAAAGGGCCACATGGAAGCGAATTGGGCAAAAGTGCTTTTTTCAAAAATCGTATCTGGAGTTTTGACAGCTCTAGGCGGTTTATCACTGGGTCCTGAAGGTCCATCCGTTCAGATTGGTGGTATGGCCGGAAAGGGTGTTGCTAAGCTTTTCAAAGGATCCAAAACGGATGAGCTAAGATTGATTTTGGTCGGTTCTGCAGTAGGTATTACAGCTGCATTCAACGCTCCTCTTGCAGGTGTATTGTTTGTCCTTGAGGAGATTAATCATGGATTTGACAAAACCCTTGTGTTTATTGCACTTGTATCTGCCATCGTATCGGATTTCATATCAAAAATAATCTTTGGTCAATCCACTGCATTAACCTTTCCTATTCATAACATTCCTTTAGACGGCTATTGGCTGCTGATTGTTTTAGGTGTATTGATCGGTCTTTTAGGCTACATTTACAATATAGGAATGGTTAAATCAAGTGATTTCGTGAATAATCTTAAAATTCCGTCATGGCTTAAGTTCGTATTGGTATTTTTGGTTTCAGGTGTAGTAGCTCTCACCATTCCTGAAATAAGCGACGGCGGGCACTTCATGATGGACATGCTGGACATTGCAATGCCTTCACTTGGCGTTATCGTTTTCCTTTTGGTTTTAAAATACCTGTTTTCAATGTTTTCATTCTCATCAGGAGCTCCAGGAGGCATATTCTTGCCGATACTTGTATTGGGAGCATATATCGGAGCTGCATTCGGATCTGCAGTTGTGCCGATATTCGGTTTTGAGCATGATTTGATTTACAAGTTCGTTGTTATTTCAATGGCGGGATTTTTTGCCGCCACTGTAAGATCCCCTATTACAGGGGTTGTTCTGATAGCCGAGATGTGCGGCTCAACTGAGTCCTTGATAGCTATGATTATCGTATCATTGATAGCTTATGTGGTTCCGACCCTTCTTGGAAACGAACCTATTTATGAATCATTATATGACAGATTGCTTATGAATAAAAACAGGGAATTCGTTAAAAAACCATCCAAACATGTCTTATCAGAGTATTTGGTGCCTTTGGATTGCAATTACATTAATTTTAAAATTAAGGATATTCCATTTCCAAAAAATGCCATTGTAGTGTCTGTTATAAGGAATGGCAAGTATGTTATTCCTAGCGAGGATTTCCATATCAAATACGGAGACCAGATTCATATTCTGAGTGATGTCAATGACTATCCGTTTGTTCGCGAAGAGATTGAGGAGTTGTTTGGTGGTTGA
- a CDS encoding nitroreductase family protein, producing the protein MSLIFKRKSVRKFKDEKVPDELIENLLKAGMQAPSSCNSQPWEFIVVSKKEDKEAISKMHRFAKPAAGASHLIVTLGNLNQAKVIRMIEQDLGACNENILLQATHEGLGAVWLGFHPIEDRTLKLKEYLQIPDYCIPFSVICVGWPERQGEVNLRYDKSKVHFDRF; encoded by the coding sequence ATGAGTCTAATTTTTAAAAGGAAAAGCGTTCGCAAGTTCAAAGATGAGAAAGTCCCGGATGAATTGATTGAAAATCTGTTGAAGGCAGGCATGCAGGCCCCTTCTTCATGCAATTCACAACCCTGGGAGTTTATTGTTGTTTCCAAAAAGGAGGATAAGGAAGCCATTTCTAAAATGCACAGATTTGCAAAACCTGCAGCAGGTGCTTCACATTTGATTGTTACGTTGGGAAATCTTAATCAGGCAAAAGTTATAAGGATGATTGAACAGGATCTTGGAGCCTGTAATGAGAATATTCTGCTTCAGGCAACTCATGAGGGATTGGGTGCCGTTTGGTTGGGTTTTCATCCGATTGAAGATAGGACACTTAAATTGAAGGAATATCTGCAAATTCCGGATTACTGCATTCCATTTTCTGTCATATGTGTGGGATGGCCCGAAAGGCAGGGTGAAGTTAATTTAAGGTATGACAAATCAAAAGTACATTTTGACAGATTTTAA
- a CDS encoding Cna B-type domain-containing protein: protein MNKKIFTILCIAIFLIASVSFISAAENFSADSGSVVDAKSVNDVQTVSKSKDIKVKIVWDDSGKASDRPAQVKVNLIKNGAVVDTIILNNENGWSGAFKVQNDGNYKVTADVSGYSTSISGNADNGFVITNCASEAKLGATGDNPVVEADNATADDNNTANVENTTADDNATDDSNQTADDNSTQPDKNNTDGNKSNVPSKDIKKPVKKPVVTKKHLLHTGLPIAALVLVLVAVAFVPFSRGKK, encoded by the coding sequence ATGAATAAGAAGATATTTACAATATTATGCATTGCAATTTTCTTGATTGCATCTGTAAGTTTCATTTCAGCGGCAGAAAACTTTTCTGCTGATAGTGGATCCGTTGTTGATGCAAAATCTGTAAATGATGTTCAAACCGTATCAAAATCTAAAGACATAAAAGTTAAAATTGTTTGGGATGATTCAGGCAAAGCTAGTGATAGGCCAGCACAAGTTAAGGTCAATCTTATAAAAAATGGTGCTGTTGTCGATACTATCATTTTAAATAATGAAAACGGATGGTCCGGTGCTTTTAAAGTACAGAATGATGGAAATTATAAAGTAACTGCTGATGTATCCGGTTATTCAACCTCCATTAGTGGAAATGCAGATAACGGATTTGTAATTACAAACTGCGCTTCAGAAGCAAAATTAGGTGCTACTGGTGATAATCCTGTTGTTGAAGCAGATAATGCCACTGCAGATGACAATAATACTGCTAATGTAGAAAATACCACTGCAGACGATAACGCTACTGATGACAGTAACCAAACTGCTGATGATAACAGCACTCAACCTGACAAAAACAATACCGACGGCAATAAAAGTAATGTCCCATCTAAGGATATCAAAAAGCCTGTTAAAAAACCGGTTGTTACTAAAAAACATTTGCTTCATACTGGTCTTCCAATCGCAGCATTGGTACTTGTGCTTGTAGCTGTAGCATTTGTTCCATTTTCACGTGGGAAAAAATAA